A portion of the Burkholderia sp. GAS332 genome contains these proteins:
- a CDS encoding N-formylmaleamate deformylase: MTTFLYGANIAANGIRQHYLRYGGTAGARAERPAIVLVPGITSPAITWGFVGEVLGRTHDTYVLDVRGRGLSSASDLLDYSLNAQGADVAAFVTALGLRNFSLVGHSMGARIAARAAMREPRGLVSVVLVDPPVSGPGRRPYPGKLPWYVDSMALARAGTDAEGMRAFCPTWTEAQLQLRAEWLHTCDERAVLGSYEDFHIDDFHADAARLGVPSLLITAQHGDVVRDEEVAELQLATPAMRHVRVPDAGHMIPWDNAAGFYAAFGDFLGAPLDH; the protein is encoded by the coding sequence ATGACTACTTTCCTGTACGGCGCGAACATCGCAGCCAACGGCATCCGCCAGCACTACCTGCGCTATGGCGGCACCGCCGGCGCGCGCGCGGAGCGCCCCGCTATCGTGCTGGTTCCCGGCATCACCAGTCCGGCTATTACCTGGGGTTTTGTCGGTGAAGTGTTGGGTCGCACGCACGACACCTATGTACTCGACGTGCGCGGTCGCGGTCTGTCGTCGGCATCGGACCTGCTCGACTACAGTCTCAACGCACAAGGCGCCGACGTCGCCGCATTCGTCACCGCGCTAGGCCTGCGCAACTTCAGCCTGGTCGGACATTCGATGGGCGCGCGTATTGCCGCGCGCGCAGCGATGCGCGAGCCGCGCGGGCTCGTGTCGGTCGTACTCGTCGACCCGCCCGTCTCAGGCCCCGGCCGCCGCCCCTATCCTGGCAAGCTGCCGTGGTACGTGGATTCAATGGCGCTCGCACGCGCCGGCACCGACGCGGAAGGCATGCGCGCATTCTGTCCGACCTGGACGGAAGCCCAGCTGCAGTTGCGCGCCGAGTGGCTGCACACCTGCGACGAGCGCGCAGTGCTGGGTTCCTATGAAGATTTCCATATCGACGATTTCCACGCGGACGCAGCGCGCCTCGGCGTGCCGTCGCTATTGATCACCGCACAACACGGCGACGTCGTGCGCGACGAAGAAGTTGCCGAGTTGCAACTCGCCACACCGGCCATGCGGCATGTACGCGTACCGGATGCCGGCCACATGATTCCTTGGGACAACGCTGCCGGTTTTTACGCCGCGTTCGGCGATTTCCTCGGCGCGCCGCTCGACCACTGA
- a CDS encoding 2,5-dihydroxypyridine 5,6-dioxygenase, with protein MSVSDYQLIEAWKEVLTLSRLEPGQAVTILTSPATHPQTLSCALIATQSMGAIVNRLDLPPVNGEKAFSRDSLAYLGTTPLTGNAPAIAALKASDLVLDLMTLLFSPEQHEILKGGTKILLAVEPPEVLTRMVPTLADRTRVLAAAKRISAAREMRVTSPAGTSLVCPLGEFGPTAEYGFVDEPGRWDHWPSGFALTYPNDCTAHGTIVIDRGDILLPQKRYVSEPIVLTVEGGYATKIEGGVDAALLRDYMETFTDPEGYAISHIGWGLQPRARWSTLGLYDREATIGMDARAFEGNFLFSLGPNNEGGGQRTTTCHIDIPLRHCTVMLDDEVVVRDGRVIDTAEPVLTNL; from the coding sequence ATGTCAGTCAGCGATTACCAGTTGATCGAAGCGTGGAAGGAAGTCCTCACGCTGTCCCGCCTCGAACCCGGCCAGGCCGTCACGATCCTGACGAGTCCAGCCACCCATCCGCAGACGCTCTCGTGCGCGCTCATCGCAACGCAGTCGATGGGCGCAATCGTCAACCGACTCGATCTGCCGCCCGTGAATGGCGAGAAAGCGTTCAGCCGCGACTCGCTCGCGTACCTCGGCACCACGCCGCTGACAGGTAACGCGCCCGCGATCGCGGCGCTGAAGGCCAGCGACCTCGTACTCGATCTGATGACGCTGCTGTTTTCGCCAGAGCAGCACGAGATCCTGAAGGGCGGCACAAAAATTCTGCTCGCGGTCGAACCGCCGGAAGTGCTCACGCGTATGGTGCCGACACTGGCCGACCGCACACGCGTGCTGGCCGCGGCGAAGCGCATCTCCGCCGCGCGGGAAATGCGTGTCACGTCGCCAGCCGGTACGTCGCTGGTGTGCCCGCTCGGCGAGTTCGGACCGACCGCCGAATACGGCTTTGTCGACGAACCGGGCCGCTGGGACCACTGGCCGAGCGGCTTCGCGCTGACTTATCCAAACGACTGCACCGCGCACGGCACGATCGTGATTGATCGCGGCGATATCCTGCTGCCCCAGAAGCGCTATGTGAGCGAGCCGATCGTGCTGACCGTCGAAGGCGGCTATGCGACGAAGATCGAAGGCGGTGTGGATGCCGCCTTACTGCGCGACTACATGGAGACGTTCACGGATCCCGAAGGTTACGCGATCTCGCATATCGGCTGGGGCCTGCAGCCACGCGCACGCTGGTCGACGCTCGGCCTCTACGATCGTGAAGCCACGATCGGCATGGACGCGCGCGCATTCGAAGGCAACTTCCTGTTCTCGCTCGGACCAAACAACGAAGGCGGCGGCCAGCGCACCACGACCTGTCACATCGATATTCCGCTGCGCCACTGCACGGTGATGCTCGACGATGAGGTCGTCGTGCGTGATGGACGTGTGATCGACACCGCTGAACCTGTCTTAACCAACCTGTGA
- a CDS encoding maleamate amidohydrolase, with protein sequence MNAPDTHAEAYVYQQQGFGTPLPPLGNIGLLIVDFVVGFADPQTFGGGNIAPAITRTVDALEHARRAGWPVAHSRIVYAADGSDDNVFSLKVPGMATLTEEHPNSAIVPELTPEKGELVVRKTVPSAFFGTQLAPWLTQRAVQTLLVAGAVTSGCVRASVVDAMSFGFRPLVLSDCVGDRAIAPHDASLFDMQQKYAAVMPWRDALAALDKRTR encoded by the coding sequence ATGAACGCACCCGACACGCACGCCGAAGCCTATGTGTATCAGCAGCAAGGATTCGGCACGCCGCTGCCGCCGCTTGGCAACATCGGCCTGCTGATCGTCGATTTCGTGGTCGGCTTTGCCGATCCGCAGACTTTTGGCGGCGGCAATATCGCCCCAGCTATCACCCGCACCGTCGATGCGCTCGAACACGCGCGCCGCGCCGGCTGGCCGGTCGCGCACAGCCGCATCGTGTATGCCGCCGACGGCAGCGACGACAACGTGTTCTCGCTGAAGGTGCCCGGTATGGCAACGCTAACCGAGGAGCATCCCAATAGCGCGATCGTGCCCGAACTGACGCCCGAAAAAGGCGAACTGGTCGTGCGTAAGACGGTACCGTCCGCGTTCTTCGGCACCCAGCTCGCGCCCTGGCTCACGCAGCGCGCCGTGCAAACGCTGCTGGTGGCCGGCGCGGTGACGAGCGGTTGCGTGCGGGCGAGCGTCGTCGACGCGATGTCGTTCGGGTTCCGTCCGCTGGTGCTGTCCGACTGTGTAGGCGATCGGGCAATCGCACCGCACGACGCAAGCCTGTTCGACATGCAACAGAAATATGCGGCGGTCATGCCGTGGCGCGACGCGCTCGCCGCGCTCGACAAGCGGACTCGCTGA
- a CDS encoding CO or xanthine dehydrogenase, Mo-binding subunit — translation MNRTELLARPGRLAVIRQPAPPVGPAPGQPGSPSTYVPDVPEVFVALLDDGRILAFNGHVDLGTGIRTSLGQIVAEELDVPATRVEMLLGHTAATPNQGPTIASATIQISAVPLRCAAAQARRALFELASQRLGVAADQLCADNAVIVSRADPSGARATFAELLGGQTITLELDIGTPVKDPSTYRLVGRSSPRVDLPDKATGKLTFVHDMRVPGMLHGRVVRPPYGGIDAGAFVGTSLVSVDRASVAHIPGARDVVVIGDFVGVVAEREEQAMRAARELRVDWKPLPPLASLDDPAKAIAAAPATRRLLLEEGDVEAIRGQPDTITLSRTYVWPYQMHGSIGPSCALADYREPGNGRITVWSGTQNPVSLRCDLATLMQRDEADIDIVRMEAAGCYGRNCADDVCGDALLLSRAVNAPVRVQLSRADEHTWEPKGAGQVVNVTGTVSRDGQLLGYDFVTRYPSNDAPLLASLLSRAIPPQPRVFEMGDRTAVSPYECEDRRFVCEDLAPLVRSSWFRGVSALPNSFAHDSFADELASLTGCDPLAFRLRHLNDTRAAELLEAVAARAGWQHRERVGQPVDARYARGHGIAYARYVHSRFPGFGAAWAAWAVQLVVDRVTGEIKVERITVGQDTGTIVNPDGVRHQIHGNVVQVLSRSLKERVRFVDGKVASREWGSYPILTFPELPIVDVVLMPRQGEPPLGAGESASVPGPAALANAIYDATGVRLLEPPFTAEIVRHALRAAGKLITLSELEADV, via the coding sequence GTGAACCGAACCGAACTTCTCGCACGGCCCGGCCGACTTGCTGTGATCCGCCAGCCAGCCCCGCCCGTGGGACCGGCGCCTGGTCAACCGGGCAGCCCGTCCACCTATGTGCCGGACGTGCCAGAGGTGTTCGTCGCCCTGCTCGACGACGGGCGCATTCTGGCCTTCAACGGCCACGTGGACCTCGGCACGGGCATCCGCACCTCGCTGGGCCAGATCGTTGCGGAAGAACTCGATGTGCCGGCCACACGCGTCGAGATGCTGCTCGGACACACCGCCGCGACGCCGAACCAGGGGCCGACGATTGCGAGCGCGACGATCCAGATTTCCGCCGTGCCGTTGCGCTGCGCCGCCGCTCAGGCGCGCCGCGCGCTATTCGAACTCGCGTCACAACGCTTGGGCGTGGCCGCCGATCAGCTTTGCGCGGACAACGCCGTCATCGTGTCGCGCGCCGATCCATCCGGCGCGCGCGCGACGTTCGCGGAACTGCTCGGCGGGCAAACCATCACGCTCGAACTCGACATCGGCACGCCCGTTAAGGACCCTTCGACATACCGGCTGGTAGGACGCTCCTCGCCGCGAGTCGATCTGCCGGACAAGGCGACCGGCAAGCTGACTTTCGTGCACGACATGCGGGTGCCCGGCATGCTGCACGGACGCGTGGTGCGGCCGCCGTATGGCGGTATCGACGCCGGCGCGTTCGTCGGCACCTCGCTGGTCAGCGTCGATCGCGCATCCGTCGCCCATATTCCGGGCGCGCGCGACGTCGTGGTGATCGGTGATTTTGTCGGGGTGGTGGCGGAGCGCGAAGAACAGGCCATGCGGGCCGCGCGCGAGTTGCGCGTCGACTGGAAGCCGCTGCCGCCGCTTGCTTCGCTCGACGATCCCGCCAAAGCCATCGCGGCGGCGCCCGCGACACGACGGCTGCTGCTCGAGGAAGGCGATGTCGAAGCGATCCGCGGCCAGCCGGACACGATCACGCTGTCGCGCACTTATGTGTGGCCCTATCAGATGCACGGCTCGATCGGGCCGTCGTGCGCGCTGGCCGACTATCGCGAGCCCGGCAACGGGCGCATCACGGTGTGGTCTGGCACGCAGAATCCGGTGTCCCTACGCTGCGACCTCGCCACGCTGATGCAGCGCGACGAAGCCGATATCGACATCGTGCGCATGGAAGCCGCCGGCTGCTACGGCCGCAACTGTGCGGACGACGTGTGCGGCGACGCGTTACTGCTGTCGCGCGCGGTGAATGCGCCGGTACGGGTCCAGCTGTCGCGCGCCGATGAACACACATGGGAACCGAAAGGCGCCGGCCAGGTGGTGAACGTCACCGGCACCGTGAGTCGCGACGGTCAATTGCTCGGCTACGATTTTGTCACGCGCTATCCGTCCAACGACGCGCCTTTGCTCGCTTCACTGCTGAGCCGGGCGATTCCACCGCAGCCGCGCGTCTTCGAAATGGGGGACCGCACCGCCGTTTCGCCATACGAGTGTGAGGACCGCCGCTTCGTTTGCGAAGACCTCGCGCCGCTCGTGCGTTCGTCGTGGTTTCGCGGCGTTTCGGCATTGCCCAATTCATTTGCGCACGATTCCTTCGCCGATGAACTCGCGTCGCTGACGGGCTGCGATCCACTGGCGTTCCGGCTGCGCCACCTGAACGACACACGCGCGGCCGAACTGCTCGAAGCGGTTGCGGCCCGCGCCGGTTGGCAACACCGCGAGCGCGTCGGCCAGCCAGTCGACGCACGATACGCGCGAGGACACGGGATTGCATACGCGCGTTATGTGCACAGCCGCTTTCCGGGCTTCGGCGCGGCGTGGGCGGCGTGGGCCGTGCAACTCGTCGTGGATCGGGTAACGGGTGAAATCAAGGTGGAGCGCATTACCGTCGGCCAGGATACCGGCACCATCGTCAACCCCGACGGCGTGCGTCATCAGATACACGGCAATGTGGTCCAGGTGCTGAGCCGTTCGCTCAAGGAGCGTGTGCGGTTTGTCGATGGCAAGGTGGCGAGTCGTGAATGGGGCAGCTACCCGATCCTGACGTTTCCCGAGCTTCCCATCGTGGACGTGGTGCTGATGCCGCGCCAGGGCGAGCCGCCGCTAGGGGCGGGCGAATCGGCCTCGGTGCCCGGGCCCGCCGCGCTCGCCAACGCAATCTACGATGCCACCGGCGTGCGTCTGCTGGAACCGCCCTTCACCGCCGAAATCGTGCGCCACGCGCTGCGCGCCGCCGGCAAGCTGATCACGCTGTCCGAACTCGAAGCAGACGTATAG
- a CDS encoding transcriptional regulator, MarR family, translating to MPSHKDQYDFHDQIGHLLRRAYQRHIALFQEAIPDSDLTAAQFVTLCAVKEQQPCSLNDIVKATAIDQATIRGVVERLKARALIEVSADPNDGRKLVVRPTAAALALIERTVPFAKQVTERTYGALNPGERIAMQFLLRKMMESDGE from the coding sequence ATGCCGTCGCATAAGGATCAATACGATTTCCACGACCAGATCGGGCACCTGTTGCGTCGTGCCTATCAGCGTCACATCGCACTCTTCCAGGAGGCCATTCCGGATTCCGATCTGACCGCCGCCCAGTTCGTTACGCTATGCGCCGTCAAGGAGCAGCAACCGTGCTCGCTGAATGACATCGTCAAGGCGACCGCGATCGATCAGGCGACCATTCGCGGCGTCGTCGAGCGTCTTAAGGCAAGGGCGTTGATCGAGGTCAGCGCGGACCCGAACGACGGGCGCAAACTCGTCGTGCGGCCCACGGCGGCGGCCCTCGCGCTGATCGAGCGCACGGTGCCATTCGCGAAGCAGGTGACGGAGCGCACGTACGGTGCGCTCAATCCTGGTGAGCGCATCGCCATGCAATTCCTGCTGCGCAAGATGATGGAGTCGGACGGCGAATAA
- a CDS encoding Sugar phosphate permease: MENVFRSSAVLDESSVAQSDLYRKVTIRLITFFCLCYFAAYLDRINIGLAKLQMLDALKFSDTIYGLGAGLFFAGYILFEVPSNLILQRVGARLWIARIMITWGLLSGATMFVTTPMQFYIVRFLLGVAEAGFLPGVLLYLTQWYPDERRARIIALFMVGLPLSSMIGSPISGWIMATFNGTHGLGGWQWLFLLEALPSIALGVAIFACLPNNIESARWLTVEEKKTLRANLDAEPSDNKRHSLAGAFVDFKVWALGLIDLCVLLGLYATSFWLPSILRDTGVKDTYHIGWLMAVPNAIAVLATLYCGSSSDRMGERRWHIVVPFLVAALALVIAASGNQSTLMTVVLFSLINAGAAAAMPVVWSLPSTFLKGPAAAAGIAFACSIANLGGFGSTYFIGWLRDTFHSQSAGLYGFAVCMIVGCLLALSYSPKLVNR; encoded by the coding sequence ATGGAAAATGTGTTTCGAAGCAGTGCCGTGCTCGACGAGAGCAGCGTGGCCCAGAGCGACCTGTATCGCAAGGTGACGATCAGGCTCATCACCTTCTTTTGTCTGTGCTATTTCGCGGCGTATCTCGACCGCATCAATATCGGTCTCGCCAAGTTGCAGATGCTCGACGCGCTGAAGTTCAGCGACACGATCTACGGCCTCGGCGCGGGCCTGTTTTTCGCGGGCTACATCCTGTTCGAAGTGCCCAGCAACCTGATCCTGCAGCGCGTCGGCGCACGCCTATGGATCGCGCGGATCATGATCACGTGGGGCTTGCTGTCGGGCGCCACGATGTTCGTCACCACGCCGATGCAGTTCTATATCGTGCGCTTCCTGCTGGGCGTCGCCGAAGCAGGTTTTCTGCCGGGCGTGCTGCTGTATCTGACGCAGTGGTATCCGGACGAGCGGCGTGCCCGCATCATCGCGTTGTTCATGGTCGGCCTGCCGCTGTCCAGCATGATCGGCAGCCCGATTTCTGGCTGGATCATGGCCACCTTCAACGGCACGCATGGATTGGGCGGCTGGCAGTGGCTCTTCCTGCTCGAAGCGTTGCCGTCCATCGCGCTCGGCGTGGCGATCTTCGCTTGCCTGCCTAACAATATCGAATCCGCGCGCTGGCTCACCGTAGAGGAAAAGAAGACGCTTCGCGCCAACCTCGACGCGGAGCCGTCGGACAACAAGCGCCATTCGCTCGCTGGCGCGTTTGTCGACTTCAAGGTCTGGGCGCTCGGTCTCATCGATCTGTGCGTGTTGCTCGGGTTGTACGCAACGAGCTTCTGGTTGCCGTCGATCTTGCGCGACACCGGTGTGAAGGACACGTATCACATCGGCTGGCTGATGGCCGTGCCGAACGCGATCGCCGTGCTCGCCACGCTGTACTGCGGCAGCAGTTCGGATCGCATGGGTGAACGTCGCTGGCATATCGTCGTGCCGTTCCTCGTCGCGGCGCTGGCGCTGGTGATCGCGGCTTCCGGCAACCAGAGCACGCTGATGACCGTGGTCCTGTTCTCGCTGATCAATGCCGGCGCGGCCGCGGCGATGCCGGTCGTGTGGTCGTTGCCGTCCACTTTTCTTAAAGGCCCCGCTGCTGCCGCCGGCATCGCGTTTGCGTGCTCGATCGCCAACCTCGGCGGCTTCGGCAGCACCTATTTCATCGGCTGGCTGCGCGATACATTTCACTCGCAGAGCGCCGGGCTGTACGGCTTTGCCGTCTGCATGATCGTTGGTTGCCTGCTCGCACTGAGCTACTCGCCGAAGCTCGTCAACCGCTAG
- a CDS encoding Pentapeptide repeat-containing protein, producing MAAMGLEFFDTLLVGADMSGVSFRKQRLVRLDFSGADLSGCDFRDTVFEGGSLREAHLANTRFEGADLRDAELGTLRVRNASSFKRATISHAQAALLANDLGITVA from the coding sequence ATGGCGGCCATGGGGCTTGAGTTCTTCGATACGCTGCTGGTTGGGGCCGACATGAGCGGCGTTTCTTTCAGAAAGCAGCGACTGGTGAGGCTTGATTTTTCTGGTGCCGATTTGAGCGGCTGTGACTTCCGGGATACCGTGTTTGAGGGGGGCAGCCTGCGCGAAGCGCACCTCGCGAATACCCGGTTCGAGGGGGCCGATCTGCGCGACGCGGAGCTTGGAACGCTCCGCGTTCGTAATGCTTCAAGCTTCAAACGCGCAACGATCTCTCATGCGCAGGCGGCACTGCTGGCAAATGATCTGGGCATAACGGTGGCTTGA
- a CDS encoding transketolase subunit B → MSDTTLTKKPRLKTSAMIASIAGVGQVTRSAPFGHALAQLAREKTNVVGMTADLGKYTDLHIFGKEFPERYYQMGMAEQLLMGAAAGMAHEGAQPFVTTYAVFATRRAYDFMHQAIAEDNLDVKIICALPGLTTGYGPSHQAAEDLALMRAMPNMTVIDPCDALDTEQMVAAIAAHNGPVYARLLRGNVPAVLDEYNYQFELGKAKLLRDGAEVLIISSGIMTMRSLEVAKALEADNVGVAVLHVPTIKPLDTETILREARRTGRMVVVAENHTVIGGLGEAVATTLLTAGVTPMYRQIALPDEFLGAGALPTLHDRYGISTNVMVNTIKGWLG, encoded by the coding sequence ATGAGCGATACCACACTCACCAAGAAGCCGCGCCTGAAGACCTCAGCGATGATCGCTTCTATCGCGGGCGTTGGACAGGTCACGCGTTCCGCTCCGTTCGGTCATGCATTGGCCCAACTGGCTCGGGAGAAGACGAACGTGGTTGGTATGACTGCTGACCTCGGCAAGTACACCGACCTGCATATCTTCGGAAAGGAATTTCCCGAGCGCTACTACCAGATGGGCATGGCCGAGCAGCTGCTGATGGGCGCGGCCGCCGGTATGGCACATGAAGGCGCGCAACCGTTCGTCACGACGTACGCCGTATTCGCAACCCGCCGTGCGTATGACTTTATGCATCAGGCCATCGCCGAAGACAACCTCGATGTGAAGATCATCTGCGCACTGCCTGGCCTCACGACCGGCTACGGCCCGAGTCATCAGGCGGCCGAGGATCTTGCCCTGATGCGTGCGATGCCGAACATGACGGTCATCGATCCGTGCGACGCGCTCGATACCGAGCAGATGGTGGCCGCGATCGCCGCGCATAACGGCCCGGTGTATGCGCGTCTGCTGCGTGGCAACGTGCCGGCCGTGCTCGACGAATACAATTACCAGTTCGAACTTGGCAAGGCGAAGCTGCTGCGCGACGGCGCCGAGGTGCTGATCATCTCGTCGGGCATCATGACGATGCGCTCGCTGGAAGTCGCGAAGGCGCTGGAAGCGGACAACGTCGGCGTCGCGGTGTTGCATGTGCCGACCATCAAGCCGCTCGACACTGAGACGATCTTGCGCGAAGCCCGGCGCACGGGTCGCATGGTGGTGGTCGCCGAAAATCACACGGTAATCGGCGGTCTCGGTGAAGCGGTCGCGACCACGCTGCTCACGGCCGGCGTCACGCCGATGTACCGTCAAATCGCACTGCCCGATGAGTTTCTCGGTGCGGGCGCGCTGCCGACTTTGCACGATCGCTATGGCATCTCGACCAACGTCATGGTCAATACCATCAAGGGCTGGCTTGGATGA
- a CDS encoding transketolase subunit A, translating to MNSPSSDAVTLAERAYRIRRNALLMGEVQGQGYIGQALDIADVLAVAYFGAMRYQPDNPDWEGRDRFLLSNGHYAIALYAALFEAGFLPPEELETYGSDDSRLPMSGMASYTPGMEMSGGSLGHGLTIAVGRCLGLKRKGSNAFVYTLFSDGELDEGAIWEGLMSAAHWKLDNLIAMVDVNNQQADGPSSKIMAFEPLVEKLEAFGWFTQRVDGNDIDAVKAAFDAARNHPKQQPRIIVCDTRMGCGVSFLEEREKNHFIRVDAHEWQLALAALEAGRQA from the coding sequence ATGAACAGTCCGTCATCAGATGCGGTGACGCTCGCCGAGCGCGCCTATCGGATTCGCAGAAACGCCTTGCTGATGGGCGAAGTGCAGGGCCAGGGCTATATCGGCCAGGCACTCGATATCGCCGATGTACTCGCGGTTGCCTACTTCGGCGCGATGCGCTACCAGCCCGATAACCCCGACTGGGAAGGCCGCGACCGCTTCCTGCTGTCCAACGGACATTATGCGATTGCGCTCTATGCCGCGTTGTTTGAAGCCGGCTTCCTGCCACCGGAAGAACTCGAAACCTACGGCAGCGACGACAGCCGGTTGCCGATGTCCGGTATGGCGAGCTACACGCCCGGCATGGAGATGTCCGGCGGCTCGCTCGGCCACGGTCTCACGATCGCGGTGGGCCGCTGCCTGGGACTGAAGCGCAAGGGCTCAAACGCCTTCGTCTATACGCTCTTCTCCGACGGTGAACTCGATGAAGGCGCGATCTGGGAGGGCCTCATGTCGGCCGCTCATTGGAAGCTGGACAACCTGATCGCCATGGTCGACGTCAACAACCAGCAAGCCGACGGTCCCTCCTCGAAGATCATGGCGTTCGAGCCGCTCGTCGAGAAGCTCGAAGCATTTGGCTGGTTCACGCAGCGCGTGGACGGCAACGACATCGACGCAGTGAAGGCGGCCTTCGATGCTGCACGCAATCATCCGAAACAGCAGCCTCGGATTATCGTTTGCGACACCCGCATGGGCTGCGGCGTGTCGTTCCTCGAAGAACGGGAAAAGAACCATTTCATCCGCGTCGATGCCCATGAGTGGCAACTGGCGCTCGCAGCACTCGAAGCAGGGAGACAAGCATGA
- a CDS encoding Sugar phosphate permease, producing MKTKATAPSMTGDVTSLADPASFESKTYAKVGRRLIPFLMLCYLGAYLDRVNVGFAKLQMLNDLRFSETVYGFGAGIFFLGYFLFEIPSNLMLHKVGARNWLARIMLTWAVISACFVFVRSPITFYFLRFLLGVAEAGFAPGVILYLTYWFPSARRAKALSLFFMAIPLAGIVGGPLSGYILHAFQGVHGLAGWKWLFILEALPSLLLGVAILLYLDNGIAAAKWLTDPEKALLARNVANDNAHKVAHVSIRSFIGDRRLWLMAAIYFCVVLGQYGLTFWLPTIIRKSGVADPLWVGVFTAIPYLCAIIALPLVGASADRHRERRLHLAIPMLVSAAGFATLPMLGGVGASLVCVSVAAAGILASSSQFWSLPTALLGGMSAAAGIAAVNCFANLAGFFSPAIVGWLNDLTGKSTAGLIFISVAIVIGAGLVFLVPAKTVNR from the coding sequence ATGAAAACGAAGGCCACTGCGCCGTCAATGACGGGCGATGTCACATCGCTCGCCGATCCGGCGAGCTTCGAATCAAAAACGTATGCGAAAGTGGGACGGCGCTTGATCCCGTTCCTGATGCTGTGCTATCTGGGCGCTTATCTCGATCGAGTCAACGTGGGCTTCGCGAAACTGCAGATGCTCAACGACCTTCGATTCAGCGAAACCGTGTATGGCTTCGGCGCCGGTATTTTCTTCCTCGGTTATTTCCTCTTCGAGATACCGAGCAATCTCATGTTGCACAAAGTGGGCGCCCGAAACTGGCTCGCTCGCATCATGCTGACATGGGCTGTAATCTCGGCCTGCTTCGTCTTCGTCAGGTCACCGATAACCTTCTATTTTCTGCGCTTTCTATTGGGCGTGGCCGAGGCTGGGTTCGCGCCAGGCGTCATCCTGTATCTGACTTACTGGTTTCCGTCGGCGCGGCGCGCCAAGGCGCTCTCCCTCTTCTTCATGGCGATTCCGCTTGCCGGCATTGTCGGCGGGCCGCTGTCCGGTTACATCCTGCATGCGTTCCAGGGCGTGCACGGTCTCGCCGGCTGGAAGTGGCTGTTCATCCTCGAAGCGCTGCCGTCGTTGCTCCTTGGCGTCGCCATCCTGCTCTACCTCGACAACGGTATCGCTGCCGCCAAATGGCTCACTGATCCGGAGAAGGCGCTCCTCGCACGCAACGTGGCGAACGACAACGCCCACAAGGTCGCCCATGTGTCGATCCGGTCTTTCATCGGCGATCGTCGTTTGTGGTTGATGGCTGCCATCTACTTCTGCGTCGTGCTCGGTCAGTATGGGCTGACGTTCTGGTTGCCGACGATCATCCGCAAATCCGGCGTGGCCGACCCGCTGTGGGTGGGCGTCTTCACAGCCATCCCGTACCTGTGCGCCATCATTGCGCTGCCGCTGGTGGGCGCAAGCGCTGACCGCCATCGCGAACGTCGTCTGCATCTCGCGATCCCGATGCTCGTATCGGCGGCAGGCTTTGCAACGCTGCCGATGCTGGGCGGAGTCGGCGCGTCGCTGGTGTGTGTCAGCGTGGCCGCCGCCGGCATCCTTGCTTCGTCGTCGCAGTTCTGGTCACTGCCGACCGCGCTTCTCGGCGGCATGTCCGCCGCAGCGGGTATCGCCGCGGTGAACTGTTTCGCCAATCTCGCGGGCTTCTTCTCGCCGGCCATCGTGGGCTGGTTGAACGACCTGACCGGTAAGTCGACGGCTGGGCTCATCTTCATCTCCGTCGCTATCGTCATCGGTGCCGGGCTTGTTTTCCTCGTGCCAGCCAAAACCGTCAATCGCTGA